A stretch of Imperialibacter roseus DNA encodes these proteins:
- a CDS encoding NRDE family protein, producing MCLITFAWKHHPNYQLILVANRDEFYERPTAPLGYWHDYPDVLGGRDLKEGGTWMGMHRSGRLTAITNHRDLANIKVSPPSRGNLTKDFLTGSQSSPSFYGGVKGRLDLFNGFNLLTLENNELYYFNNIQKELLQVKPGIYGLSNAFLDTPWPKVQKAKRYFEATLKKDHPSATEMIEWMGDGELAPDEQLPATGVSADWEKQLSAMCIKTENYGTCCTTVITIDHGGGVEYTEKTYAVGNRKPGTVRVQFPK from the coding sequence ATGTGCCTGATCACCTTTGCCTGGAAGCATCATCCCAACTATCAGCTGATTCTGGTGGCCAACAGGGACGAATTTTACGAACGCCCAACAGCTCCACTTGGCTACTGGCACGATTATCCGGACGTACTTGGCGGTCGTGACCTGAAAGAAGGCGGCACCTGGATGGGCATGCACCGATCGGGTCGACTGACGGCCATCACCAACCACCGTGACCTGGCTAATATCAAGGTGTCGCCCCCATCAAGGGGAAATCTCACAAAGGACTTTCTTACTGGCAGCCAATCGTCACCGTCGTTTTATGGGGGTGTAAAAGGGCGGCTTGATCTTTTCAACGGATTCAACTTGCTGACTCTTGAAAATAATGAGCTATACTATTTCAATAATATTCAGAAGGAACTACTACAGGTAAAGCCTGGTATATATGGGCTTTCCAATGCTTTCCTCGATACACCGTGGCCAAAAGTGCAAAAGGCAAAGCGCTACTTTGAAGCCACTTTGAAAAAGGATCATCCCAGCGCTACCGAAATGATCGAGTGGATGGGCGATGGCGAGCTGGCACCGGATGAGCAGTTACCCGCTACCGGGGTTTCAGCTGACTGGGAAAAACAGCTGTCGGCTATGTGCATTAAGACTGAAAACTATGGCACCTGCTGCACCACAGTCATCACTATTGATCATGGTGGCGGGGTTGAGTACACAGAAAAGACTTATGCCGTGGGAAACAGAAAACCGGGTACTGTTAGAGTGCAGTTTCCTAAGTAG
- the amaB gene encoding L-piperidine-6-carboxylate dehydrogenase: MVTIEDTYGIAEAIEKLGIENKNAGSSTGKNWIASGGEVIESFSPADGMLIASVESATAATYEQVIKKAEEAFKSWRLVPAPQRGEIIRQIGDELRKNKEHLGKLVSYEMGKSLQEGYGEVQEMIDICDFAVGLSRQLYGLSMHSERPGHRMYEQWHPMGIVGIISAFNFPVAVWSWNTMLAWVCGDVCVWKPSEKTPITAVACQKIAAKVFERNNLPEGISGLVIGDYKIGELLSNDTRVPLVSATGSTRMGKKVSEAVGKRLGRSLLELGGNNAIIVSQHANLDVAIIAAVFGAVGTAGQRCTTTRRLIVHDSIFDEMKARLTKAYSQLKIGNPLSEKNHVGPLIDKLAVENYLNAIKEVEKEGGKTIVAGGVLSGAGYESGCYVKPAIFEVENTFKIVQHETFAPILYLIKYSGDVADAIALQNGVPQGLSSAILTDNLLEAEQFLSQAGSDCGIANVNIGTSGAEIGGAFGGEKETGGGRESGSDAWKAYMRRQTNTINYSAKLPLAQGIKFDL, translated from the coding sequence ATGGTCACAATTGAAGATACTTACGGAATTGCCGAAGCGATTGAAAAGCTCGGTATTGAAAATAAAAATGCCGGATCCTCAACTGGCAAAAATTGGATTGCCTCTGGTGGAGAGGTGATAGAAAGCTTTTCTCCGGCGGACGGAATGTTGATTGCCTCTGTAGAATCTGCGACGGCAGCTACATATGAGCAGGTGATAAAAAAGGCAGAGGAGGCTTTCAAGAGCTGGAGACTTGTGCCGGCACCTCAGCGTGGAGAAATCATACGGCAAATCGGTGACGAGCTTAGGAAGAATAAAGAGCATCTTGGCAAACTGGTTTCCTACGAAATGGGTAAGTCCTTGCAAGAGGGTTATGGTGAAGTGCAGGAAATGATCGACATCTGCGATTTTGCTGTGGGCCTTTCTCGTCAGCTGTATGGCTTGAGTATGCATTCCGAAAGACCCGGCCACCGCATGTATGAGCAGTGGCACCCCATGGGCATTGTGGGTATCATTTCTGCTTTTAACTTTCCTGTCGCCGTTTGGAGCTGGAACACTATGCTGGCCTGGGTATGCGGCGATGTTTGTGTTTGGAAACCCTCAGAGAAAACACCGATCACGGCGGTAGCCTGCCAGAAGATAGCTGCGAAAGTGTTCGAAAGAAATAATTTGCCAGAAGGCATCAGCGGCCTCGTTATCGGCGACTATAAAATTGGGGAGCTTCTCTCCAACGACACCAGAGTGCCATTGGTTTCTGCCACCGGCTCTACCCGCATGGGCAAGAAGGTGAGTGAAGCTGTAGGCAAAAGACTGGGCAGGTCTCTGCTGGAGCTTGGCGGTAATAATGCCATCATTGTTTCGCAGCATGCTAATTTGGACGTGGCAATTATCGCAGCCGTGTTTGGTGCTGTGGGCACCGCAGGGCAAAGGTGCACCACTACCAGAAGGCTTATTGTGCACGACAGTATTTTTGATGAAATGAAGGCTCGGTTGACTAAAGCGTACTCTCAATTGAAAATAGGGAATCCGCTGAGTGAGAAAAACCATGTTGGCCCGCTTATAGATAAACTGGCAGTTGAAAATTACCTCAACGCCATTAAGGAAGTAGAAAAAGAAGGAGGCAAAACTATCGTTGCTGGTGGTGTGCTTTCGGGCGCCGGTTATGAATCGGGATGTTATGTGAAGCCCGCCATTTTTGAGGTAGAGAATACTTTCAAGATTGTTCAGCACGAAACCTTCGCTCCAATTTTGTATTTGATAAAGTACTCTGGTGATGTAGCTGATGCCATCGCTCTTCAAAATGGAGTACCTCAGGGCCTTTCTTCTGCAATTCTCACAGATAATCTGCTGGAAGCAGAGCAGTTTTTGTCACAGGCGGGAAGTGATTGTGGCATTGCTAATGTTAACATTGGAACCTCTGGAGCTGAAATTGGGGGAGCCTTTGGTGGGGAGAAAGAAACAGGTGGTGGCAGGGAGTCGGGCTCCGACGCATGGAAAGCATATATGCGCCGTCAGACCAATACAATCAACTACAGCGCAAAGTTACCTTTGGCTCAGGGGATAAAATTTGATCTTTAG
- a CDS encoding response regulator: MAVTVAPRFKAVMLIDDNEIDNLINQKMIEASTLSENIYVHTGAKSAIEFLRNIEKLGAAGHSILPQIIFLDIDMPLMDGFQFLDEFEKFRVETKNICNIVMLTSSINPQDVNKSKKYNYVKKYINKPLTQDTLEKIKF, translated from the coding sequence ATGGCAGTGACTGTAGCCCCCAGATTTAAAGCTGTGATGCTTATTGACGACAATGAGATCGATAATTTGATCAATCAAAAGATGATTGAGGCATCAACCTTATCTGAAAATATTTATGTGCATACCGGTGCCAAGAGCGCCATTGAGTTTTTAAGAAATATAGAAAAGCTTGGTGCGGCAGGACATTCCATTCTCCCTCAAATCATTTTTCTCGACATCGATATGCCACTGATGGACGGGTTCCAATTTTTGGATGAGTTTGAAAAGTTCAGAGTGGAAACCAAGAATATTTGCAATATTGTCATGCTTACTTCGTCAATTAATCCTCAGGACGTCAACAAATCGAAGAAGTATAACTACGTAAAAAAATACATCAATAAACCCCTAACACAGGATACGCTCGAGAAGATAAAGTTCTAA